From a single Adhaeribacter swui genomic region:
- a CDS encoding FGGY-family carbohydrate kinase — protein MEGSTMQEGYIIVDIGTGNVRVAVAAKSGEILGVERDNMPYQTDEHYPESIFFDPEQLWRIISNLARTALSKVPGINIKALTATSQREGIVLIGHKGESLIGLPNIDHRGREWEHLITDKSYVYELTGRYPTSLFSALKLVGVRERRPELWEACATFLSISDWAQFKLSGVARYEHSQASETLLYDVAQKSWSPELSSLFQLEADFLPELGASGTILGPVLPQIAQNFTISPEAQVIIGGADTQLAVKGTQPQLEDVVIVSGTTTPLIKLVNEYITDHKERSWTNRHIDENSFVLETNAGVTGLNYQRLKEIFYPHESYEVIEQELSQVKNVHCVASLGSLVADEKSPVTKGGFIFPAPVSHVLTRAHFVWATLWDIACSIKENYGTLSAISANERDYVWACGGGFQSKLLRKFIANLLNKKVYIRSSYQQSSVVGGVFICNEALGETGNSAGSTTVVEPQETGNYTALYEEWKRNRQTFKQLCLEEVV, from the coding sequence ATGGAAGGTAGCACCATGCAGGAAGGATACATTATTGTAGACATTGGTACCGGAAACGTTAGGGTGGCGGTAGCCGCTAAAAGCGGTGAAATATTAGGTGTGGAGCGGGATAATATGCCTTATCAAACAGATGAGCATTATCCCGAATCTATTTTTTTCGACCCGGAACAATTGTGGCGAATCATTTCTAATCTGGCCCGAACGGCCTTAAGTAAAGTACCGGGCATTAACATTAAGGCTTTAACCGCTACCAGCCAGCGCGAAGGTATTGTTTTAATCGGCCATAAAGGCGAGTCTTTAATCGGATTACCCAACATCGACCACCGGGGCCGGGAATGGGAGCATTTAATTACCGATAAAAGTTACGTTTATGAGCTAACCGGCCGTTATCCTACTTCGCTTTTTTCCGCTTTAAAACTGGTAGGAGTACGCGAACGGCGGCCCGAATTATGGGAGGCCTGCGCTACTTTTTTAAGCATCAGCGATTGGGCGCAATTTAAGCTAAGCGGCGTAGCCAGGTACGAGCACTCCCAGGCCTCGGAAACCTTGCTGTACGATGTGGCTCAAAAAAGCTGGTCGCCGGAATTAAGTTCTCTATTTCAGCTTGAAGCAGATTTTTTACCCGAGTTAGGCGCTTCCGGTACTATTCTCGGACCGGTTTTGCCCCAGATAGCACAAAACTTTACAATTTCTCCGGAAGCTCAGGTAATTATAGGGGGCGCCGATACGCAGCTAGCCGTTAAAGGCACCCAGCCACAGTTAGAAGATGTAGTAATTGTATCGGGCACAACCACGCCCCTGATTAAACTGGTGAATGAATACATCACCGACCACAAAGAACGTTCCTGGACCAACCGGCATATTGATGAAAACAGCTTTGTACTGGAAACCAATGCCGGCGTAACGGGCTTGAATTACCAGCGCTTAAAAGAAATTTTTTATCCTCATGAAAGCTACGAGGTAATTGAACAAGAGTTAAGCCAGGTAAAAAATGTGCATTGCGTGGCTTCTTTGGGTTCGCTGGTTGCCGACGAGAAATCGCCGGTTACGAAAGGTGGTTTTATATTCCCGGCCCCGGTATCGCATGTGCTCACGCGGGCTCATTTTGTGTGGGCTACCCTCTGGGATATTGCCTGCAGCATCAAAGAAAATTATGGTACTTTAAGCGCTATTTCAGCTAATGAGCGGGATTACGTTTGGGCCTGCGGGGGCGGTTTTCAAAGTAAGTTGCTACGTAAGTTTATCGCCAATTTACTAAATAAAAAGGTGTATATCCGCAGCAGTTACCAGCAATCTTCGGTAGTAGGTGGTGTGTTTATTTGCAACGAAGCTTTGGGAGAAACAGGGAATTCTGCCGGAAGTACTACGGTGGTAGAGCCGCAGGAAACAGGCAATTACACGGCGCTTTACGAAGAATGGAAACGCAACCGGCAAACTTTTAAGCAACTATGTCTGGAGGAAGTAGTATGA
- a CDS encoding 2-hydroxyacid dehydrogenase: MKILITAPYHEKAQQVLAATFGEIIYRPWKPHGRAYNEAELIAMLEETEADAFITEHDHVTKQVIDAFPDLQFIGVCRGTPSNVAVDTATEHDIPVFHTPARNAQAVAEMFVANVITFLRNTIAGCAWLEGENWEAGAHTSYLQFKGNELAGRTIGMVGFGAIGQRIANMVKNFPCTIQFYDPYTESPDPDFKKISLEEVFATSDIVSIHLPVTEQTIGMIDKNLISLMKPDALFVNTARAVVVKREDLWDALKNKRIRGAILDVFDHEPPDALDYQIIHSPNVLATPHIAGATFEVEDHHAYIMNDALKAWFIDDNKTIKQLANKDVLAVKK, from the coding sequence ATGAAAATTTTAATTACCGCGCCTTACCACGAGAAAGCGCAACAAGTATTGGCCGCTACTTTCGGAGAAATTATTTACCGCCCCTGGAAACCGCATGGCCGGGCGTACAACGAAGCAGAGTTAATAGCTATGTTAGAAGAAACGGAAGCCGATGCTTTTATAACCGAACACGACCACGTTACGAAACAAGTAATAGATGCTTTTCCGGATTTACAATTTATTGGGGTTTGTCGCGGTACGCCTTCCAATGTAGCGGTAGACACGGCCACAGAGCACGATATTCCGGTTTTTCATACCCCAGCTCGTAACGCCCAGGCCGTAGCCGAAATGTTTGTGGCCAACGTTATTACTTTTCTGCGCAACACCATTGCCGGTTGTGCCTGGCTGGAAGGAGAAAACTGGGAAGCCGGAGCGCATACCTCGTACCTGCAGTTTAAAGGCAACGAATTAGCCGGCAGAACTATTGGTATGGTAGGGTTTGGCGCTATTGGGCAACGCATTGCAAATATGGTAAAAAACTTTCCGTGTACCATCCAGTTCTACGACCCTTACACCGAATCGCCGGATCCGGATTTTAAAAAGATAAGTTTAGAAGAAGTTTTTGCCACCAGCGATATTGTTTCTATTCACCTGCCGGTTACAGAACAAACCATTGGCATGATTGATAAAAACTTAATTTCGTTAATGAAGCCGGATGCTCTTTTTGTAAATACTGCCCGCGCCGTAGTGGTAAAACGCGAAGATTTATGGGACGCCTTGAAAAATAAACGTATCCGCGGTGCTATTCTGGATGTATTCGATCACGAACCTCCGGATGCCCTGGATTACCAGATTATTCATAGCCCTAACGTTTTGGCTACTCCCCATATTGCCGGCGCTACCTTTGAGGTAGAAGACCACCATGCCTATATTATGAACGATGCCCTGAAAGCCTGGTTTATCGACGATAATAAAACTATTAAACAATTAGCCAACAAAGACGTGCTGGCTGTTAAAAAATAA
- a CDS encoding MFS transporter has product MQVQTNTGGSFLDRAGIPKQLGWGYLGILIFMMGDGLEQGWLSPYLLEHGMSIQQSASLFTVYGITIAISSWFSGVLAEGYGAKKTMAVGLFLYILGTIGFVGYGMTDLNFPMMLFTYALRGFGYPLFAYSFLVWITYRSPQQKLGRAVGWFWFVFTGGLNVLGAYYSSWAIQHLGYINTMWSSIFWVLVGGFLALILNRDKFQAKNSQTGAKAQELIKGLTIVKEEPKVLLGGLVRIINTTAQFAFPVFLPTYMAAHGFSTTEWLQIWGTIFTANIAFNLIFGFVGDQMGWRNTVMWFGGVGCAVSTLLFFYMPQLVGTNFWAVLLAGVLWGALLAGYVPLSALVPSLVKKDKGAAMAILNLGAGLPVFLGPAIVGVFIGTVGNEGVVWILAGLYLLSAILTKFITLPDNAKTAHQVKAEEITLPAGERLKTTPLA; this is encoded by the coding sequence ATGCAAGTGCAAACAAATACAGGAGGCTCCTTTCTGGATAGGGCCGGCATTCCCAAACAACTGGGGTGGGGATATTTGGGTATCTTAATTTTTATGATGGGCGATGGCCTGGAACAAGGCTGGTTAAGTCCGTACCTTTTGGAGCATGGCATGTCCATTCAACAATCGGCCTCCTTGTTCACGGTGTACGGCATTACCATTGCCATTTCGTCGTGGTTTTCCGGCGTACTCGCCGAAGGGTACGGCGCTAAGAAAACCATGGCTGTGGGCTTATTCCTGTATATTTTAGGTACCATTGGCTTTGTGGGCTACGGCATGACGGATCTTAATTTTCCGATGATGCTCTTTACGTATGCTTTGCGGGGCTTTGGCTATCCTTTGTTTGCTTACTCGTTCCTGGTTTGGATTACTTACCGCAGTCCGCAGCAAAAGCTAGGCCGCGCCGTGGGTTGGTTTTGGTTTGTGTTTACCGGGGGTTTAAATGTGTTAGGCGCTTATTATTCCAGTTGGGCCATTCAGCACTTAGGCTACATCAATACCATGTGGAGCTCTATTTTCTGGGTACTGGTAGGCGGCTTTTTAGCATTAATTTTAAACCGCGATAAATTTCAGGCGAAGAATAGCCAAACCGGCGCTAAAGCCCAGGAATTAATAAAAGGCTTAACCATTGTAAAAGAAGAGCCTAAAGTATTATTGGGTGGCCTGGTACGAATTATTAATACCACGGCGCAATTCGCTTTTCCGGTGTTTCTGCCTACTTACATGGCGGCGCATGGTTTTTCAACTACCGAGTGGCTGCAAATCTGGGGTACAATTTTCACGGCCAACATTGCTTTTAATTTAATTTTTGGGTTTGTGGGCGACCAGATGGGCTGGCGTAATACGGTAATGTGGTTTGGTGGGGTAGGGTGTGCTGTTTCTACTTTACTATTTTTTTATATGCCCCAATTGGTCGGCACTAACTTCTGGGCTGTTTTATTAGCGGGCGTTTTATGGGGAGCTTTATTGGCTGGTTACGTGCCACTGTCGGCCTTGGTACCTTCGCTGGTGAAAAAAGATAAAGGAGCGGCCATGGCTATCTTAAATTTAGGTGCCGGTTTGCCGGTGTTTCTGGGGCCCGCCATTGTGGGTGTATTTATTGGTACGGTTGGTAACGAAGGTGTAGTTTGGATTTTGGCCGGATTGTATTTGCTAAGTGCGATTTTAACCAAATTTATTACCCTGCCCGATAATGCGAAAACCGCGCATCAGGTAAAAGCCGAAGAAATAACTCTTCCCGCCGGAGAAAGATTAAAAACAACCCCACTCGCTTAA
- a CDS encoding RagB/SusD family nutrient uptake outer membrane protein: MKYLLYITLFFALVSCESYIDLKPLAENSVDNFYNTASDMEQAVIATYDGLQTSMRPGYLDHFAEVRSDNTYDFATTPAGGAYADFDNFNLTSANDRLNVFWHNSYLTIQRANIVLNRIDAITMDETIKAQRKGEVKFIRALTYFYLAQIWGDVPLVVEETTDPISFINQTRTPVAEIYNQILKDLTEAVDVLPVTVDNANDGRVTQGAALGLLARVNLVRKDYSKVIEYTDRVINLGVYSLDANYAGIFNYATKSNEVIFKVVFKSGTNSEGYPYLNVNHDYNNTASRDFMETYKDDPRLDAIVDTTNIKTYNSPKVHNENVNTDNTIDIKTTVIRYSDILLMKAEALNELQYPSQEALDLLNQVHTRAQPNPAFDMASFTSKDAFLNGVLNERRIEFAFENLRWFDLVRTGKALEVMSAKNTGGDKPNSASALPFTISERDLLFPVPQVQIDASSGNLTQNPGY, translated from the coding sequence ATGAAATATCTCCTGTATATAACTTTATTTTTCGCTTTGGTTTCCTGCGAATCCTACATCGATTTAAAACCATTGGCCGAAAACAGCGTCGATAATTTTTATAATACTGCTTCGGATATGGAGCAAGCTGTAATAGCTACTTACGACGGGCTACAAACCAGCATGCGGCCGGGCTACCTCGATCATTTTGCCGAAGTACGAAGTGATAATACTTATGATTTTGCCACTACCCCGGCGGGCGGCGCTTACGCCGATTTCGACAATTTTAATCTTACTTCGGCCAACGACCGGCTAAATGTTTTCTGGCATAATTCCTATCTTACTATTCAACGAGCCAATATTGTGCTTAATAGAATAGATGCCATTACTATGGATGAAACCATAAAGGCCCAACGCAAAGGCGAAGTAAAGTTTATCCGGGCGCTTACTTACTTTTATCTGGCTCAGATCTGGGGCGATGTACCTTTGGTGGTAGAAGAAACCACGGATCCTATTTCGTTTATTAATCAAACCAGAACTCCGGTAGCTGAAATCTACAACCAGATTTTAAAAGACTTAACCGAAGCCGTAGATGTATTGCCGGTAACCGTAGATAACGCCAACGACGGAAGAGTAACCCAAGGCGCAGCGCTGGGATTATTAGCCCGGGTTAATTTAGTGCGGAAGGATTACTCGAAAGTAATTGAATATACCGACCGGGTAATAAACCTGGGCGTGTATTCTTTAGATGCAAATTACGCCGGCATATTTAATTATGCTACCAAAAGCAACGAGGTAATTTTTAAAGTGGTTTTTAAAAGTGGTACTAATTCCGAAGGCTATCCTTATTTAAATGTAAATCACGATTACAACAATACCGCCTCCCGCGATTTTATGGAAACCTATAAAGACGATCCGCGCTTAGATGCCATTGTTGATACCACTAATATTAAAACCTACAACAGCCCTAAAGTACACAACGAGAATGTAAACACCGATAACACCATTGATATTAAAACAACGGTAATACGTTACTCGGATATTCTTTTAATGAAAGCCGAAGCCCTGAATGAGCTTCAATATCCCAGCCAGGAAGCTTTAGATTTACTAAACCAGGTGCATACCCGCGCCCAGCCTAACCCCGCTTTTGATATGGCCAGCTTTACTTCTAAAGATGCATTTTTGAACGGAGTTTTAAACGAACGCAGAATTGAGTTTGCTTTCGAAAATTTACGCTGGTTTGATTTGGTAAGAACCGGTAAAGCCCTGGAAGTAATGTCGGCTAAAAATACTGGCGGCGATAAACCCAATTCGGCCTCGGCCCTGCCTTTTACTATTAGCGAGCGCGATTTATTGTTTCCTGTACCGCAAGTGCAAATTGATGCCAGTAGCGGTAATTTAACCCAAAATCCGGGGTATTAA
- a CDS encoding SusC/RagA family TonB-linked outer membrane protein: protein MKKNYLNSRGKAIRIVLLSCAATVCFAEELSASPVKVKEIKGLRANVTLFANKSKLTATTPSANTVKLFRPADIIVPQATSATGNLLNKPAKQISGKVTSESGEALIGVTVVLKGTTTGSSTDVSGNYSLEVPDNGGVLVFSYIGYIAKEVEIGNATTLNITLLPDTKSLDEVVVVGYGTESKRNLINSVASVDSKAIEDRPVVNFEQSLAGKIPGVTIAQSNGAPGGGMTINVRGVGSITGGTQPLYVIDGLPLSAGSDQGNDNFNYSLNPLNSINPTDIESIQVLKDAAATAIYGSRGSNGVVIITTKKGALGEKPTITFNAYAGVSQLAKKVDVMNAYEHANYTKLARDLSWISKDPVNHKASDPLNLRNIDDRYPAYMLPYINGEPGLTDTNWQDEFYRTGKVQSYDLAVSGGTTKTRYYVSANYLNQEGIIPNSGIERVGVRLNLDTELSSKLRIGVNLNPTYIDNNLARSEKNWGDEGLVIGTLMQHPELPVYNPDGSYAVDKLFQTLWSGESNVVQFQNPVALANLVDNRMKQFGMKFNANVEYDITSKLTFKTTFGSDINFNDRKYYRPKSLSYRTEPAPTTFFNYGSVFNSNSANILWDNTLSYTESINNDHNINILLGSSMQKEVSKDATAEGRNFATDNVRTINTAQERYSSEDQREWSLLSYFGRANYNFRGKYLVSATVRADGSSRFGSNTKWGVFPSVSLGWRVSDEAFFQNDFVNDLKLRASYGLTGNNNIPYYGSIALLSTGGKYPIGDVVQSGLYPSTAPNPNLSWETTKTIDAGFDFTFLKYYTFTADYYHSHRTDLLLNVPVPSASGYSSSLQNIGELQNRGIELALGTARKVGPGELSVGVNFSANRNKVLALGPGQEQIISSGGLSGSHITRVGQPVGSFFGYKVIGRFESADQLSTTPKLGNQQIGDFIYQDTNGDKVVNADDRVILGDNYPDYQIGFNFSYKIKGFDISASVYSQQGLEVMNTMHRYLAEAWGNNLSVYLDEDAPRPVWGVGSSTHTRASSWQVEDASFVRLREVIVGYSLPNALTNKLHISRVRVYASLLNPVTWTKYSGYNPEVSSNYGSALTPGEEFGNYPLSKTSTIGINVSF, encoded by the coding sequence ATGAAAAAAAATTACCTGAATTCCAGGGGCAAAGCCATCCGTATTGTTTTGCTATCCTGTGCGGCTACTGTTTGCTTTGCCGAAGAACTCTCTGCGAGCCCGGTAAAAGTAAAAGAAATAAAAGGTTTAAGGGCAAATGTTACACTCTTTGCCAATAAAAGTAAACTTACTGCTACTACCCCATCCGCAAATACGGTAAAGCTATTTAGGCCAGCTGATATTATTGTTCCTCAGGCGACTTCTGCTACCGGAAATTTACTAAATAAACCGGCGAAGCAAATATCCGGTAAAGTTACCTCCGAGTCCGGCGAAGCTTTAATAGGCGTAACGGTGGTTTTAAAAGGGACTACTACTGGTTCTTCAACAGATGTATCGGGTAACTATTCGTTAGAAGTGCCGGATAACGGCGGCGTACTTGTATTTTCTTACATCGGGTATATAGCTAAAGAAGTAGAAATCGGGAATGCCACTACTCTAAATATAACCTTACTCCCCGATACCAAAAGCTTAGACGAAGTAGTGGTAGTGGGTTACGGAACCGAAAGCAAAAGAAACTTAATTAATTCGGTAGCCTCGGTAGATAGTAAAGCCATTGAAGATCGGCCGGTAGTCAATTTTGAGCAATCGCTGGCTGGTAAAATTCCGGGGGTAACTATTGCGCAAAGTAATGGGGCACCGGGTGGCGGCATGACTATTAATGTGCGGGGAGTAGGCTCTATTACCGGTGGTACCCAGCCTTTGTATGTAATTGATGGTTTGCCGCTTTCGGCGGGCAGCGACCAGGGAAATGATAATTTTAACTACTCCCTCAATCCTTTAAATTCTATTAACCCCACGGATATAGAAAGTATTCAGGTACTAAAAGATGCGGCTGCAACGGCTATTTACGGCTCGCGCGGTTCTAACGGGGTAGTTATTATTACTACTAAAAAAGGAGCTTTGGGCGAGAAACCGACTATTACTTTTAATGCCTACGCCGGTGTTTCGCAGTTGGCCAAAAAAGTAGATGTGATGAACGCCTACGAGCACGCTAATTATACGAAACTGGCCCGCGATTTAAGTTGGATTAGCAAAGACCCGGTAAATCACAAAGCCAGCGATCCGTTAAATTTAAGAAATATAGATGACCGCTACCCGGCTTACATGCTACCTTATATTAATGGGGAACCCGGATTAACGGATACCAATTGGCAAGATGAATTTTACCGGACGGGTAAAGTACAGAGCTACGACTTAGCGGTAAGCGGCGGCACCACCAAAACCCGGTATTACGTTTCGGCCAATTACTTAAATCAAGAAGGTATTATTCCTAACTCCGGCATTGAAAGAGTAGGCGTACGGCTGAATCTGGATACTGAGTTAAGCAGCAAGTTGCGCATTGGGGTAAATTTAAATCCTACTTACATTGATAATAATTTGGCGCGCTCCGAGAAAAACTGGGGCGACGAAGGTTTAGTAATCGGTACTTTAATGCAACATCCGGAGCTGCCGGTGTACAATCCGGATGGTTCCTACGCGGTAGATAAATTGTTCCAGACCTTGTGGAGCGGCGAATCTAACGTGGTGCAGTTCCAAAATCCGGTGGCCCTGGCCAACCTGGTAGATAACCGGATGAAGCAATTCGGGATGAAGTTTAACGCCAATGTGGAGTACGATATTACGAGTAAACTTACTTTTAAAACCACTTTTGGCAGCGATATCAATTTTAACGACCGCAAATACTACCGGCCTAAATCATTAAGTTACCGCACTGAACCGGCTCCCACTACTTTCTTTAACTATGGTTCAGTATTTAACTCTAATTCGGCTAATATTCTCTGGGATAATACTTTATCTTATACCGAAAGCATTAACAACGACCATAATATAAATATTTTGCTGGGTAGCAGCATGCAAAAAGAGGTAAGTAAAGATGCTACCGCCGAAGGCCGGAATTTTGCTACCGATAATGTACGAACTATTAATACGGCTCAGGAACGCTACAGCTCCGAAGACCAGCGAGAATGGAGTTTACTATCTTATTTTGGCCGGGCTAATTATAATTTCCGGGGTAAATACCTGGTTTCCGCTACCGTTCGGGCCGATGGTTCTTCGCGGTTCGGGAGCAATACCAAATGGGGCGTGTTTCCTTCGGTTTCGTTAGGCTGGCGGGTTTCGGACGAAGCATTTTTTCAGAACGATTTTGTAAATGACTTAAAATTACGCGCCAGTTACGGCCTTACCGGAAATAACAATATTCCGTACTACGGCTCCATTGCATTGCTTTCTACTGGTGGTAAATACCCTATTGGCGATGTGGTTCAATCGGGCTTGTACCCCAGTACTGCGCCTAACCCCAATCTTTCCTGGGAAACTACCAAAACCATTGATGCCGGATTTGATTTTACTTTTTTAAAATATTATACCTTCACCGCCGACTACTACCATTCGCATCGGACCGATTTGTTACTGAACGTTCCGGTTCCATCGGCTTCTGGTTATAGTTCTTCGCTGCAAAACATTGGAGAATTACAAAACCGGGGAATTGAGTTGGCTCTGGGTACGGCCAGAAAAGTAGGTCCGGGAGAATTATCGGTGGGTGTAAACTTCTCGGCTAACCGCAATAAAGTATTAGCCTTAGGTCCGGGACAAGAGCAGATTATTTCTTCTGGAGGCTTAAGCGGCTCTCACATTACCCGGGTGGGCCAGCCGGTAGGTTCGTTCTTTGGTTACAAAGTAATTGGCCGCTTTGAATCCGCGGATCAGTTATCGACTACGCCTAAATTGGGCAATCAGCAAATCGGGGATTTTATTTACCAGGACACCAACGGCGATAAAGTAGTGAACGCCGACGACCGGGTTATTTTGGGCGATAACTACCCGGATTATCAAATCGGGTTTAACTTTAGTTACAAAATTAAAGGGTTTGATATTTCTGCCTCGGTTTACTCGCAGCAAGGCCTGGAAGTAATGAACACCATGCACCGCTATTTAGCCGAAGCCTGGGGCAACAACTTGTCGGTTTATTTAGACGAAGATGCGCCGCGGCCGGTTTGGGGAGTAGGCTCTAGTACGCATACCCGGGCTTCGAGCTGGCAGGTAGAAGATGCTTCTTTTGTGCGGTTGCGCGAGGTGATTGTGGGTTATTCCTTACCTAATGCTTTAACCAATAAACTTCATATCAGTCGGGTACGCGTTTACGCTTCCTTACTAAATCCGGTTACCTGGACTAAATATTCCGGTTATAACCCCGAAGTATCCAGCAACTACGGCAGCGCCCTTACTCCCGGCGAAGAATTCGGTAACTACCCGCTAAGTAAGACTTCTACCATTGGTATAAATGTTTCATTCTAG
- a CDS encoding DeoR/GlpR family DNA-binding transcription regulator, which produces MKNITDRHQLILQKLKEDGQVNIQELSDLMEVSGVTIRKDLKLLEDKNLLFRTRGGGSITNPYAIERPINEKEFIRSDEKQKIAKAALELIGQNDSIIIGSGTTVFQLARCLQPTKHVTVITPAVKVTLELCNRPNVEVLQLGGLIRPNSSSVAGAYAENLLASISCGMLFLGVDGIDLEFGFSIANLTETSLNQKMVEAAQVIVVLADSSKFGRRGLGRVCSLEQVQYIVTDSGVQASTVEKLEERGIKVIIAK; this is translated from the coding sequence ATGAAAAACATTACCGACAGACACCAATTGATTTTGCAGAAATTAAAAGAAGATGGTCAGGTGAATATCCAGGAATTAAGCGACCTGATGGAGGTGTCGGGGGTTACCATCCGGAAAGATTTAAAACTACTGGAAGATAAAAATTTACTTTTTCGTACCCGGGGGGGCGGTTCCATTACCAACCCTTATGCTATTGAGCGGCCCATAAACGAAAAAGAATTTATCCGGTCAGATGAAAAGCAAAAAATTGCGAAGGCCGCTTTAGAATTAATCGGTCAGAACGATTCTATTATTATTGGCTCAGGAACCACGGTTTTTCAACTGGCGCGCTGCCTTCAACCGACAAAACATGTAACCGTTATTACGCCGGCCGTTAAAGTTACCCTGGAACTATGCAACCGGCCCAACGTGGAAGTTCTGCAACTAGGTGGCTTAATCCGACCTAATTCATCGTCGGTTGCCGGAGCTTACGCCGAAAACTTATTGGCGAGTATTTCTTGCGGTATGTTGTTTTTAGGCGTAGATGGCATTGATTTAGAGTTTGGTTTTTCTATTGCTAATTTAACAGAAACCAGCTTGAACCAAAAAATGGTAGAGGCGGCTCAGGTTATTGTGGTATTAGCTGATAGCAGTAAATTTGGCCGTCGGGGTTTAGGCCGTGTTTGCAGTCTGGAACAAGTTCAATACATTGTAACCGACAGCGGCGTACAGGCCAGTACCGTAGAGAAGTTAGAAGAAAGAGGAATTAAAGTGATTATTGCCAAATAA